Proteins encoded together in one Psychrobacter sanguinis window:
- a CDS encoding GDYXXLXY domain-containing protein: protein MSITPTPPHTPTPIPPNKPSKPRVETPLTLRKKVSLVLAVVGLLITLVITNLTIKKYETHLTTAEEVLLELAPVDPRSLMQGDYMALNYAIAEPIMAAIEAQEVAEGNLEYVETLYNISQDGSVIIKKDAQGVGHFVRLAQHSGSGDEPLAQDEMLLQYRIRHSQLKIATNAFFFQEGQAEAFEQAKYGMFRINEQGKPLLTDMVDKRFKVIEPKKVQSQQTDNGA from the coding sequence ATGAGCATAACACCCACTCCCCCTCATACTCCTACGCCCATACCCCCAAATAAACCCTCGAAACCTAGGGTTGAGACACCCTTAACATTAAGGAAAAAGGTCAGCCTAGTATTGGCTGTTGTTGGTCTGTTAATCACCTTGGTCATAACAAATCTAACTATTAAAAAGTACGAAACCCATTTGACCACGGCAGAGGAAGTGCTACTTGAACTGGCACCTGTTGACCCTCGCAGCCTAATGCAAGGTGATTATATGGCGTTAAACTATGCCATCGCTGAGCCCATCATGGCGGCAATAGAAGCTCAAGAGGTCGCAGAAGGTAACCTAGAGTACGTTGAGACTTTGTACAATATTTCGCAAGACGGCTCAGTAATTATTAAAAAAGATGCACAGGGCGTAGGCCATTTTGTACGCTTAGCGCAGCACTCAGGGAGTGGTGATGAACCGTTAGCCCAAGACGAAATGCTCTTACAGTATCGTATTCGTCATAGTCAGTTAAAAATTGCCACCAACGCTTTCTTCTTTCAAGAAGGTCAGGCTGAAGCCTTTGAACAAGCGAAATACGGGATGTTTCGTATCAATGAGCAAGGCAAGCCTTTATTGACCGATATGGTGGATAAGCGGTTTAAAGTGATTGAACCTAAAAAAGTGCAATCTCAACAGACAGATAATGGCGCTTAA
- a CDS encoding zinc-binding dehydrogenase, protein MRSATYSNFGKPEDVLNLQDTPMPEPEPNEVRIKTLLSSIHNHDLIMIQGEYGEKPDLPAVGGSEAVGNIDALGDEVEGLKKGQRVVVSGAQGTWADYFKAPADKVIPLPDTIDDELAAQLIAMPMSALMLIEFLELQPGQWLIHNGANGAVGMSLAQLASERGINSINVVRSEDSKQELVDLGITENTVKTEDDDWQQQVKDILKQATGNPSIRGAVDAVGGQPGGELLSLVGKDGVMASLGGMTGKPLTLNPNDLIFKQTQVKGFWGAVQMKEATPETLQRLTAELIDRAATGKLKLPTGGIYPLEDIKKAVSEEVQSDKKGKILLKP, encoded by the coding sequence ATGCGTAGTGCCACATATAGTAATTTCGGAAAACCTGAAGATGTTTTAAACCTTCAAGACACGCCGATGCCAGAACCTGAACCTAACGAGGTGCGTATAAAAACTCTGTTATCTTCGATTCATAACCATGATTTAATCATGATACAAGGCGAGTATGGTGAAAAACCCGACCTACCAGCAGTCGGTGGTAGTGAGGCGGTAGGTAATATTGATGCCTTAGGAGACGAAGTAGAAGGTCTGAAAAAAGGACAGCGGGTGGTGGTATCTGGCGCTCAAGGTACTTGGGCCGACTACTTCAAAGCTCCAGCCGATAAAGTAATACCCCTACCCGATACCATCGATGATGAACTTGCGGCTCAGTTAATCGCTATGCCAATGAGTGCGTTAATGCTGATAGAGTTCTTAGAATTACAACCAGGGCAATGGTTGATTCATAATGGGGCCAACGGTGCTGTCGGTATGTCATTGGCGCAATTAGCGTCTGAACGTGGCATTAATTCGATTAATGTGGTGCGTAGTGAAGACTCAAAACAAGAGCTTGTTGATTTGGGTATTACCGAAAATACGGTGAAGACCGAAGACGATGACTGGCAACAACAAGTAAAAGATATCCTAAAACAAGCCACTGGCAATCCTTCAATCCGAGGCGCAGTTGATGCTGTTGGCGGTCAACCTGGTGGCGAGCTGTTGTCCTTAGTGGGTAAAGACGGTGTCATGGCCTCATTAGGTGGTATGACAGGTAAGCCATTGACCTTAAACCCTAATGACTTAATCTTTAAACAGACTCAAGTTAAAGGGTTCTGGGGAGCTGTGCAGATGAAAGAGGCGACTCCTGAAACTCTTCAACGCTTAACTGCTGAATTAATTGACCGAGCCGCAACGGGCAAATTAAAGCTACCAACTGGCGGTATTTATCCGTTAGAAGATATCAAAAAAGCAGTGTCTGAAGAGGTTCAATCGGATAAAAAAGGTAAGATTTTATTAAAGCCTTAA